The genomic DNA TAGTCCGTCGTCTGGGTGAAGTTCATCCTCCCCCAGTAGTAGGACCTGATCCCGGGTGGATTCTCCCCGGCTTCCTGACGCGAGAAGCCGAAGAAGCCGGGGATGACGAAGGATGCCAGTTCCTCCGGTGGAAGGGACCAGGACATGGCCTCCTCCCGGTCCAGCCCCCCCTTCCCCTGATTGGCGCCGCTCTCGGCGCCGCGATTGGTGGAGACGGACCAATTGGCAAGGGGCATCAGGTCAATGGCGACCGTAGAGAGGAAGAAAAACATGGTGACCAGATTTAGAAGAACGAGCTTCGCCACCCCCCTGGCCGAACGCTCCCTCCCGGCGACAATGATGCCGATTGACCGGCAGATGCCGTACACACCGATGCCGAGGCAGGTGTAGTAGGCGATCTGCCAGTGGCTGTACCAGAACTGAAACGCAAGCACGACGCCTGTCGTCATGAACAGGAGCGCCCGGCGTGACTGGAACCCCTTCTCGAAGAAGTAGAAGGCCCACGGGGCGACGCTGATGGTGGCGATCTTGAGGACGTGCCCCGCGTTTATCAGGGATGCATTCTCCGGTGCGATTGCGAAGATGAGGCCGCCGAGGAAGGAGCCCAGCGCCCCTACCCCGATAAGTCTGCAGCAGAGGTAGGTACCACATGCACCGAAAAAGAGGTGAAGAACGATAAACCACGCAACGCTCACCGGAGGCTGAAGAAAGTAATATATGAGGTTCGGCAGGAACAGGAACTGCCCTCCGGTTCCTCCCCCCTCAAGGGTATTGCCGCTGTTGTTGTAGATGTCCCAGTCGGCGGTGAAATCGAACCTGAAGAAGTCGACGAAGCTCCGCTTCGAGAGATCGAGCACCGCCCAGTAATACTCGTTTATGATGTCCGGCGCCCGGATTATCTTGTCAGTAAAGAGGATTTCGTGGAAGTAGACGACCAGGACCGCCAGCAGGATCGTCAAAGCCGCGAGATCTTTTTTCCGTTCCGTCATGAATGCTCCGTTAATCGCACAAAGGCGACATAAATAACTGCAGATTGTCGAAACCTGAACACTACTTACCCCGTAGCTTCGCATCCTCCGCCACCTGCCGGTACAGAGAGAGGGTCCGCTGTGCCGCAGCGTCCCATGAAAACAGACGCGCCCGCTCCACCCCCCGCTCCCGCATCCGGGATGCCGTGCCCGCGTCGGTCAGCACTCTGCGGATAGCCAACGCCACCCCTTCCACATCAGTCGGAGGCAGCGCGATTCCCGCATCCCCGACAACTTCCGGTAGGGAAGTAGTGTCGGAAGTGATCACCGGCACTCCGCACGCCATGGCTTCGAGAGGAGGAAGACCGAAGCCCTCGAAGAGGGAGATGTAGACGAAGACGTTCGCACCACGGTAAATGTGGGGCAGGTCCTCGTCGGGTATGAACCCGGTGAAGACAATCTCCTCCTCCAGGCCAAGTTCGGTGATTCTGGCAAAGAGACGATCGTAGAGCCACCCCTTGCGCCCGACGATAACGAGCTTTTCCCTGACCTCCCCTTCCTTCCGGAGGCGAGCGAATGCTTCGATGAGCGTATCCAGGTTCTTGCGCGGCTGGATCGTCCCCACGTAAAGGATATACTTATCGGGCAGGTGGTAACGTTGCCGCACTGCAGCGCCATCCTCCGCAGCACCACCGTCCATGGCGGGGTCGAAGCCGAGCATTACCGCCTCGATCTTCCCGGCCGGGACCCCGAAATCCTCCATGATCTCCCGACGGGCGTGTTCCGAGTCGGTGATGATGAAGTCGCTCCGCCTGGCTGCAATCGGGATCTGCAACCGCCAGTAAACCCGGGCGGCGAACTTCTCCGTCTCCGGATGTTTGAGAGGGATCAGGTCGTGGAGCGTCACCACCACCGGGCAGGGGGAGAAAAGCGGAATCGCGCTCTTTGGGCAGTGGAGAATGTCGACCCGATGGCGGCGACAAGCAAGGGGGAGCAGAACGTGCTCCCGGAAAAGACGCGATAGCGGTTTCTTTCCGGGCAGGACCTCCTCGATAGCACCACTGAAGCGGCCGAGGTGCGCCGGGTCGTTGTAGAATACGACGTACTCGTTCTCCCTATCGAGGCGCAGGAGCGCATCAAGAAGTCCGAGAACGTAGGTTCGCGGCCCCCCCTGGGTGGAAATCGTGGAAGCGTCGATGGCAATGCGCACTACTGCTCCTTATGGCTCCCCTGCTTCCGGACCTTGTTGAACCGGGGATGGAGACGTATGAGGGAGTGGATTCCGAGCTTTCTCAGCATGTTTTTGGTGCCGACCATGACAGCGCGGTACATGAACCAGAAAGCGGCCTGTGCCCTGGGATAGCCGTACCGCCTCGTTACCCGGTAAAACTCCCGCAGGACCTGCCAAGTCCGAGCGTCGCTTTCGCCGCCGTAGCGCATGGCGGCAAGAGGCAGCTCGACATAATAGAACCTGCAGCCTTCGATGTAAAGCCGCAGGATGAGGTCGTAGTCCATGGTGACCCGCAGATCCGTGTCGAAGAGGCCAGCGGTTTCGTATCCCCTGCGGGTCACGAAAGTGGCCGGATGGTTCACCGGCATCTCCCTCCATATGTTCGGGCCTACGGGCGTAGGCTTCAGGAGGAAGAGCGGTACGTCATTCTCCATCCTTATCATGTCCCCGTGGAAGACATCGCACTCCGGATGCGCCTCCCGAGCCAGGGCCACGGCCTTAAAGGCGCCCGGGCAGTAGGTGTCGTCGGAGTTGATGATCCCGATGATCTCGCCGCAGGCCATGCGGATCCCCTTGTTGAAGGCGTCCGAAATCCCATCGTCGGCTTCCGAGATCCAGCGAATCCGCCCATCCCGTGCGGCGTTTTCCGCAATGATACTGAGGGTGCCGTCCGTCGATCCCCCATCGACGATTATATACTCGAAAGAAGGGAAGTCCTGCCCGAGGACGCTGTCGATGGTCTCCTGCAGGTAGCGGCTGCTGTTCCAGGTCACTGTGATGATGGAGAACTTCATTTCACCCCACCGCCTCACGATAGACCTGGAGGGTCTTTTGTGCAGTTTCTTCCCA from Geobacter sp. DSM 9736 includes the following:
- a CDS encoding glycosyltransferase family 1 protein is translated as MRIAIDASTISTQGGPRTYVLGLLDALLRLDRENEYVVFYNDPAHLGRFSGAIEEVLPGKKPLSRLFREHVLLPLACRRHRVDILHCPKSAIPLFSPCPVVVTLHDLIPLKHPETEKFAARVYWRLQIPIAARRSDFIITDSEHARREIMEDFGVPAGKIEAVMLGFDPAMDGGAAEDGAAVRQRYHLPDKYILYVGTIQPRKNLDTLIEAFARLRKEGEVREKLVIVGRKGWLYDRLFARITELGLEEEIVFTGFIPDEDLPHIYRGANVFVYISLFEGFGLPPLEAMACGVPVITSDTTSLPEVVGDAGIALPPTDVEGVALAIRRVLTDAGTASRMRERGVERARLFSWDAAAQRTLSLYRQVAEDAKLRGK
- a CDS encoding glycosyltransferase family 2 protein; the protein is MKFSIITVTWNSSRYLQETIDSVLGQDFPSFEYIIVDGGSTDGTLSIIAENAARDGRIRWISEADDGISDAFNKGIRMACGEIIGIINSDDTYCPGAFKAVALAREAHPECDVFHGDMIRMENDVPLFLLKPTPVGPNIWREMPVNHPATFVTRRGYETAGLFDTDLRVTMDYDLILRLYIEGCRFYYVELPLAAMRYGGESDARTWQVLREFYRVTRRYGYPRAQAAFWFMYRAVMVGTKNMLRKLGIHSLIRLHPRFNKVRKQGSHKEQ